The following are encoded together in the Serratia nematodiphila DZ0503SBS1 genome:
- a CDS encoding PEP phosphonomutase: MKRYLDCSASDLADIGKADLLYAIRASEGRILVSETIAVTQPLLNNVTNAELAASQGADLLLLNLFDVDRPHIAGLPADVPPQEALRTLQRLTGRVIGVNLEAVDPAFATEHNDFWQMTAGRAATAENARKLYQLGARMLVLTGNPNNGVSNQAIAAALKAIRDEVGDEMVLVTGKMHGAGIVRESGSQLIGEQDIALFVENGADIVLLPAPGTIPGMSQEKVAALIAYAQRQGALAMTAIGTSQEGADVQTVRQIALMSKMAGADLHHIGDTGYLGLALPENIFAYSVAIRGVRHTYSRMARSVNR, encoded by the coding sequence ATGAAACGTTATCTGGACTGCAGCGCCAGCGATCTGGCCGATATCGGCAAAGCCGATCTGCTCTATGCCATCCGCGCCAGCGAAGGGCGCATCTTGGTCAGCGAAACCATCGCGGTCACTCAGCCGCTGCTCAATAACGTCACCAACGCCGAACTGGCGGCCAGCCAGGGCGCCGATCTGCTGCTGTTGAACCTGTTCGACGTCGATCGTCCGCACATCGCGGGCCTGCCCGCCGACGTGCCGCCGCAGGAGGCGCTGCGCACGCTGCAGCGGCTGACCGGACGAGTGATCGGGGTGAATCTGGAGGCCGTCGATCCGGCCTTCGCCACCGAACATAACGACTTCTGGCAGATGACGGCGGGCCGCGCCGCCACCGCCGAGAATGCGCGCAAGCTGTATCAGCTCGGCGCGCGCATGCTGGTGCTGACCGGCAACCCGAACAACGGCGTCAGCAATCAGGCGATCGCCGCCGCGCTGAAAGCGATCCGCGATGAGGTAGGCGACGAGATGGTGCTGGTGACCGGCAAGATGCACGGCGCCGGTATCGTGCGCGAAAGCGGCAGCCAGCTGATCGGCGAGCAGGATATCGCGCTGTTCGTGGAGAACGGCGCGGACATCGTGCTGTTGCCGGCGCCGGGCACCATTCCCGGCATGTCGCAGGAGAAAGTGGCGGCGCTGATCGCCTATGCCCAGCGGCAGGGCGCGCTGGCGATGACGGCGATCGGCACCTCGCAAGAGGGGGCCGACGTGCAGACCGTGCGGCAGATTGCGCTGATGAGCAAAATGGCCGGCGCCGATCTGCACCATATCGGCGATACCGGCTATCTGGGGTTGGCGCTGCCGGAAAACATCTTCGCCTACAGCGTGGCGATCCGCGGCGTGCGCCACACCTACAGCCGCATGGCGAGATCGGTGAACCGCTAA
- a CDS encoding c-type cytochrome, whose translation MIGRWRRAQQLCVIALGIFSCSVFASQNDQQVIARGKYLAIAADCAACHRGSSQQDAPYVGGYAIASPMGDIIASNITPAKGTGIGDYSEPEFRRALTQGIRRDGQPLYPAMPYTAYQGLSDDDLHALYRYFMTGVAPVDRAVPETQLTFPFSWRYAIHGWNWLFLKKRPGDEDEKKARGRYLVDVLGHCSACHSPRNGMMAERDDRYLAGGEAGGWIAPNITSDPVSGIGGWSRKELVQYLRTGRNDKAQAAGGMAEAVEHSLRFLSDDDLNAIADWLKQTPPIVTVQGTKAAYDYQGGGEGRAAGQALYAAACASCHRLGGEGAYDGHFPALTHNSTVGSERVNNLIMVMLHGVQRQGETLQTWMPGFADSLDDRQLAELGNYVLQQFGNPAVRITPEQVARQRAGGEKPLLIASLPYVFWGGVLLALIVIGAWVKRRMKH comes from the coding sequence GTGATCGGCCGCTGGCGGAGAGCACAACAGCTGTGCGTTATCGCGTTGGGGATCTTCTCCTGCTCGGTCTTCGCCAGCCAGAATGACCAACAGGTCATCGCACGCGGAAAATACCTGGCGATCGCCGCAGATTGCGCGGCTTGTCACCGCGGCAGCAGCCAACAGGACGCCCCCTACGTCGGCGGTTATGCCATCGCTTCGCCGATGGGCGATATCATCGCCAGCAATATCACGCCCGCCAAAGGAACCGGCATTGGCGACTACAGTGAACCCGAGTTTCGCCGCGCGTTAACGCAGGGCATCCGGCGGGACGGCCAACCCTTGTATCCCGCCATGCCTTATACCGCTTATCAGGGGTTGAGCGATGACGATCTGCACGCGCTGTATCGTTATTTTATGACCGGGGTCGCACCGGTCGATCGTGCGGTGCCTGAGACCCAACTGACGTTCCCTTTTTCCTGGCGTTATGCGATCCACGGCTGGAACTGGCTGTTTCTGAAAAAAAGGCCCGGCGATGAAGATGAGAAAAAAGCGCGGGGTCGCTATCTGGTGGATGTTTTGGGGCATTGCTCGGCGTGTCACAGCCCGCGTAACGGGATGATGGCCGAACGCGACGATCGCTATCTGGCGGGAGGGGAGGCCGGCGGTTGGATCGCGCCGAATATCACCTCGGATCCCGTCAGCGGCATCGGCGGCTGGAGCCGGAAAGAGTTGGTGCAGTATCTGCGCACCGGGCGCAATGACAAAGCCCAGGCGGCCGGCGGCATGGCGGAGGCGGTGGAGCATAGCCTGCGTTTCCTGAGTGACGACGATCTCAACGCCATCGCCGACTGGCTTAAACAGACGCCGCCGATCGTCACCGTGCAAGGAACGAAAGCGGCCTATGACTATCAGGGAGGCGGTGAAGGCCGTGCAGCCGGGCAGGCGCTGTATGCCGCTGCCTGCGCCAGCTGCCATCGCCTGGGCGGCGAAGGCGCCTATGACGGCCATTTCCCTGCTTTGACTCACAATTCCACCGTAGGCAGCGAGCGGGTCAATAACCTGATCATGGTGATGCTGCATGGCGTGCAGCGCCAGGGAGAGACGCTGCAAACCTGGATGCCGGGATTCGCCGATAGCCTGGATGACCGACAACTGGCCGAGTTGGGCAACTATGTATTGCAGCAATTCGGCAATCCGGCAGTCAGGATAACGCCGGAGCAAGTGGCTCGGCAGCGGGCGGGCGGTGAAAAACCGCTGTTGATCGCGTCATTGCCTTATGTGTTCTGGGGCGGTGTATTGCTGGCATTGATCGTCATCGGGGCGTGGGTGAAACGTCGGATGAAGCATTGA
- a CDS encoding ABC transporter substrate-binding protein → MKALKTLFAAGCLLAAGSSLAAENSLRFGLEALYPPFESKSASGKLEGFDIELGDAVCAAAQLQCSWVETSFDSLIPALQARKFDAINSAMNVTEQRRQAIAFTDAIYQVPNRLIAKADSGLLPDAKALAGKHVGVLQGSIQEIYAKTHWAPAGVDVVSYQDQNQVYLDLAAGRLDATLVMAPSGQSGFLSQPDGKGFAFVGEAVRDDKILGEGIAFGLRKGDEALKKKLDAAIAKVKQQGTVTALSKKYFGDIDVTVK, encoded by the coding sequence ATGAAAGCTTTGAAAACGCTGTTCGCCGCCGGATGCCTGCTGGCCGCCGGCTCTTCTCTGGCGGCGGAAAACAGCCTGCGCTTCGGTCTGGAAGCGCTCTATCCGCCGTTCGAATCCAAATCCGCCAGCGGCAAACTGGAAGGGTTCGACATTGAACTGGGCGACGCGGTGTGCGCCGCCGCGCAGTTGCAATGCAGCTGGGTGGAAACCTCGTTCGACAGCCTGATCCCGGCGCTGCAGGCGCGCAAGTTCGACGCCATCAACTCGGCGATGAACGTGACCGAACAGCGGCGCCAGGCGATCGCCTTTACTGACGCCATCTATCAGGTGCCGAACCGCCTGATCGCCAAGGCCGACAGCGGCCTGCTGCCGGACGCCAAAGCGCTGGCGGGCAAACACGTGGGCGTGCTGCAAGGCTCGATTCAGGAGATTTACGCCAAAACCCATTGGGCGCCGGCGGGCGTGGATGTGGTGTCTTATCAGGATCAGAATCAGGTGTATCTCGATCTGGCGGCCGGTCGGCTCGACGCCACGCTGGTGATGGCGCCCTCGGGGCAAAGCGGCTTCCTGTCGCAGCCGGACGGGAAAGGCTTCGCCTTCGTCGGCGAGGCGGTGCGCGACGACAAGATCCTCGGTGAAGGCATCGCCTTCGGCCTGCGCAAAGGGGATGAGGCGCTGAAGAAGAAACTGGATGCCGCCATCGCCAAAGTGAAACAGCAAGGCACGGTGACGGCGCTGTCGAAGAAGTATTTCGGCGATATCGACGTGACGGTGAAGTGA
- a CDS encoding alpha/beta fold hydrolase: MGKSLHYLDVGSGFPLLLGHSYLFDLNMWAPQFEALAKRYRLIVPDLWGHGDSPALPPGRNSLSDIAADHLALMDHLDIAEFGIVGLSVGGMWGAELAALAPERVKVLALLDSYLGDETPEARQRYMGMLAAVEQAGAITSPLLEYIAAQFYSDDVPAALSQPLLAHLQSLPAERLRDSIVPLGRMIFGRPDKLALLENITAASIVITGAQDKPRPPAEGQRMADILGCRHVLIPNAGHISNKENPAAVNETLLAFLAENTTPLFW, encoded by the coding sequence ATGGGCAAATCCCTGCATTACCTCGACGTGGGTTCGGGCTTTCCGTTGCTGCTGGGCCACAGCTATCTGTTCGATCTGAACATGTGGGCACCGCAGTTCGAGGCGCTGGCGAAACGCTACCGCCTGATCGTGCCTGATCTCTGGGGCCACGGCGACTCCCCGGCGCTGCCGCCTGGACGAAACAGCCTGTCGGATATCGCCGCCGATCATTTGGCGCTGATGGATCATTTGGATATTGCAGAGTTCGGCATCGTCGGCCTGTCCGTCGGCGGCATGTGGGGCGCGGAACTGGCGGCGCTGGCGCCGGAGCGGGTGAAAGTGCTGGCGCTGCTGGACAGCTACCTGGGCGACGAAACGCCGGAGGCGCGGCAGCGCTATATGGGCATGCTGGCCGCCGTGGAACAGGCCGGCGCCATCACGTCACCGCTGCTGGAATATATCGCCGCGCAGTTCTATTCCGACGACGTGCCCGCTGCTCTGTCGCAGCCTTTGCTGGCCCATCTGCAAAGCCTGCCCGCCGAGCGCCTGCGCGACAGCATCGTGCCACTGGGCCGGATGATCTTCGGCCGCCCCGACAAGCTGGCGCTGCTGGAAAACATCACTGCCGCCAGCATCGTCATCACCGGCGCGCAGGATAAGCCGCGCCCGCCGGCGGAAGGCCAGCGCATGGCGGATATTCTCGGCTGCCGACATGTGCTGATCCCCAACGCCGGGCATATCAGCAACAAGGAAAATCCGGCGGCGGTCAATGAAACGCTGCTGGCGTTTCTGGCTGAAAACACTACGCCACTATTCTGGTAA
- a CDS encoding LysR substrate-binding domain-containing protein, producing the protein MPISLPSLDVLKTFVVVAQRLNFTHAARQLHLTQGAVSRQILGLEQRLGYPLFSRQARGLALTPQGAQLLAPVQQALGQLDEALTRAAAPPGALRIKCPTCAMRWVLPRIIRLQNERPDMHIELTASVSHGLDFSTEQFDAAVVFGRPPGKKLTAHLLFDEILTPVCTPTFLPPAARLTDLTDKTLLHPTRDRRDWLRWLKAAGADALPSGKAQHFDTLDLAMSAALQGFGIAIGDLCLLEEDIQAQRIVTPFPLCVSSGAAYYLVYPERTVAPPMLTALVDFLAAEAADSRARLQNYLPITCNAL; encoded by the coding sequence ATGCCGATATCCCTGCCGTCGCTCGACGTGTTGAAAACCTTCGTGGTGGTGGCGCAACGCCTTAACTTTACCCATGCCGCCCGGCAGTTGCACCTGACGCAGGGAGCGGTCAGCCGGCAAATCCTCGGGCTGGAACAGCGCCTGGGCTATCCGCTGTTCAGCCGCCAGGCGCGTGGTCTGGCGCTGACGCCGCAGGGCGCGCAGCTGCTGGCGCCGGTACAGCAGGCGCTGGGGCAGTTGGATGAAGCCCTGACGCGGGCCGCCGCTCCGCCGGGGGCGCTGCGTATCAAATGCCCGACCTGCGCCATGCGTTGGGTGCTGCCGCGCATCATTCGCCTGCAAAATGAACGGCCGGACATGCATATCGAGCTGACCGCCTCGGTGTCGCACGGCCTGGATTTCAGTACCGAGCAGTTTGACGCCGCGGTGGTATTCGGCCGGCCGCCGGGTAAAAAGCTGACCGCGCACTTGCTGTTCGATGAAATCCTCACGCCGGTCTGCACGCCGACGTTCCTGCCTCCGGCGGCCCGGTTGACGGACTTGACGGACAAAACTCTGCTGCACCCGACGCGCGATCGGCGCGACTGGCTGCGCTGGCTGAAGGCGGCGGGCGCCGATGCGTTGCCGTCCGGTAAGGCCCAGCATTTCGATACCCTCGATCTGGCGATGAGCGCCGCGCTGCAGGGATTCGGCATCGCCATCGGCGATCTGTGCCTGCTGGAGGAAGATATTCAGGCGCAGCGCATCGTCACGCCGTTCCCGCTCTGCGTCAGCAGCGGCGCGGCCTATTATTTGGTCTATCCTGAACGCACGGTGGCGCCGCCGATGTTAACCGCGCTGGTCGATTTTCTGGCGGCGGAGGCCGCCGACAGCCGCGCCCGGCTGCAGAATTACCTGCCGATAACCTGTAATGCTTTGTAA
- a CDS encoding MarR family winged helix-turn-helix transcriptional regulator, giving the protein MSQPRKLPAALGIHLDVTNRLWRTAMDQSVKMTNLTRPHWLALSAIADLGDGCTLKDVSQHLNAEVSTMSRALLFLEKNRLIARDALSEDKRAKGVRMTVAGQEMLAQLDHSSQQARQKLLSGISADDLEAFYRVLFGIKHNAIAMLEQENLLPDEFALLAEERVGAMKPEGEA; this is encoded by the coding sequence ATGTCACAACCACGCAAACTTCCTGCTGCACTGGGCATCCATCTGGATGTCACCAATCGCCTGTGGCGCACGGCGATGGACCAGTCGGTGAAAATGACCAATCTAACGCGCCCGCACTGGCTGGCGCTGAGTGCGATTGCCGATCTGGGTGATGGCTGCACGTTGAAAGACGTTTCGCAGCATTTGAACGCCGAAGTTTCGACGATGTCGCGTGCGTTGCTGTTTTTGGAAAAAAATCGGCTGATCGCTCGCGATGCCCTGTCTGAAGATAAGCGCGCTAAAGGCGTGAGAATGACCGTGGCCGGGCAGGAGATGCTGGCGCAGTTGGATCACTCCAGCCAACAGGCGCGGCAAAAGCTGCTTAGCGGCATTTCGGCCGACGATCTGGAGGCTTTTTATCGCGTATTGTTTGGCATCAAACATAACGCGATAGCGATGCTCGAACAGGAAAATCTATTGCCGGACGAGTTTGCGCTGCTGGCGGAGGAGCGCGTGGGAGCGATGAAGCCGGAAGGTGAAGCGTGA
- a CDS encoding CDP-diacylglycerol diphosphatase: MKRLFRLLIILLVILLLAAVLWWFFGRGNPNALWQIVSQQCVPNQQQNNDPAPCLKVDLTEGYVLFKDSKGPYHDLVMPTEKVSGIESPILQAERTPPYFAQAWNNREHISSELGKPLKDAWVSLAVNSKYGRSQNQLHIHVACLRQDVYNALGQQAEQLDQQWRPLAVKLVGHQYLARKLAGTDLTQEDPFRLLQNYVVEQGDSIGNYGLALAVSPQGEMLLLANRLKLTDLNLGSAGEIQDYRCEVAGN; this comes from the coding sequence ATGAAAAGACTTTTCAGACTATTAATTATTTTGCTTGTCATTTTGCTGCTGGCGGCGGTGCTGTGGTGGTTCTTCGGGCGCGGTAATCCGAATGCGCTGTGGCAAATCGTCAGCCAACAGTGCGTGCCCAATCAGCAGCAGAACAACGATCCGGCGCCCTGCTTAAAGGTTGATTTAACCGAGGGTTATGTGCTGTTTAAGGACAGCAAAGGCCCCTATCACGATCTGGTGATGCCGACCGAAAAGGTCAGCGGCATCGAGAGCCCGATATTGCAAGCGGAGCGAACGCCGCCTTATTTCGCCCAGGCCTGGAATAACCGCGAACATATATCCAGCGAGCTGGGTAAACCGTTAAAAGACGCATGGGTTTCTCTGGCGGTCAATTCGAAATATGGTCGCTCTCAGAATCAGCTGCATATTCACGTTGCCTGCTTGCGCCAGGATGTCTATAACGCGCTGGGGCAGCAGGCGGAACAATTAGATCAACAGTGGCGGCCGCTGGCGGTGAAATTGGTCGGCCACCAATATCTGGCCAGAAAATTGGCGGGCACCGATTTAACCCAGGAAGATCCTTTCCGTTTACTGCAGAACTATGTGGTCGAGCAGGGCGACAGCATCGGCAATTACGGCCTGGCGCTGGCGGTCAGCCCGCAGGGCGAGATGCTGCTGTTGGCGAACCGTTTGAAGCTGACCGATCTGAACCTGGGCTCGGCCGGCGAAATTCAGGACTACCGGTGCGAGGTCGCGGGGAACTGA
- a CDS encoding pyridoxal phosphate-dependent aminotransferase, which translates to MQSACSSRSKLPDVGTTIFTVIGQLSAEHQALNLSQGAPNFAGDPQLIEATAQAMRAGHNQYAPMSGVAALRAALAEKAERLYGARYDADEEITVIASASEGLYSAISALVHPGDEVIYFEPAFDSYAPIVRLQGATPVAIKLSLQDFRVDWDEVAAAINGKTRMIIVNTPHNPTGAVFDAQDIDRLTALTRDTDIVILSDEVYEHVVFDGEIHHSMARYPQLAERSVIVSSFGKTYHVTGWRVGYCLAPAALMDEIRKVHQFMVFSADTPMQHAFAAALANPQSYLGLAAFYQQKRDLLASALQDSRFELLPSRGSFFMLARFSGFSHESDNDFAVRLIREAKVATIPLSAFYSDGTDTGLIRLSFSKDNETLLEGARRLSQV; encoded by the coding sequence ATGCAGAGCGCCTGCTCATCCCGCTCGAAGCTGCCGGACGTCGGCACCACTATCTTCACCGTCATTGGCCAACTCAGCGCCGAACATCAGGCCCTCAACCTGTCGCAGGGCGCGCCCAACTTCGCCGGTGATCCGCAGCTGATCGAGGCAACGGCGCAAGCCATGCGCGCAGGTCATAACCAATACGCGCCGATGAGCGGCGTGGCGGCATTACGTGCTGCCCTGGCGGAAAAAGCTGAACGATTGTATGGCGCGCGCTATGACGCCGACGAAGAAATCACGGTGATCGCCAGCGCCAGCGAAGGGCTGTACTCGGCGATCAGCGCGCTGGTACACCCCGGCGACGAGGTGATCTATTTCGAACCGGCGTTCGACAGCTATGCGCCGATCGTGCGCCTGCAGGGCGCCACGCCGGTGGCGATCAAACTGTCGCTGCAGGATTTTCGCGTCGACTGGGACGAAGTGGCCGCCGCCATCAACGGCAAAACGCGCATGATCATCGTCAACACGCCGCACAACCCGACCGGTGCGGTGTTTGACGCGCAGGATATCGACCGCCTGACCGCCCTGACCCGCGACACCGACATCGTGATCCTGTCCGACGAGGTCTACGAGCACGTGGTGTTCGACGGTGAAATTCACCACAGCATGGCGCGCTATCCGCAGCTGGCGGAACGCAGCGTGATCGTGTCGTCGTTCGGCAAAACCTACCACGTCACCGGCTGGCGCGTCGGCTATTGCCTGGCGCCGGCGGCGTTGATGGACGAGATCCGCAAGGTGCACCAGTTCATGGTGTTCTCCGCCGATACGCCGATGCAGCACGCCTTCGCCGCCGCGCTCGCCAACCCGCAGAGTTACCTGGGGCTGGCGGCGTTTTACCAACAAAAGCGCGATCTGCTGGCCAGCGCCCTGCAGGATTCGCGCTTTGAGCTGCTGCCCAGCCGCGGCAGCTTCTTCATGCTGGCCCGCTTTAGCGGCTTCAGTCACGAAAGCGACAATGATTTCGCCGTGCGCTTGATCCGCGAAGCGAAGGTGGCGACGATCCCGCTGTCGGCGTTCTACAGCGACGGCACCGATACCGGCCTTATTCGGCTGAGTTTTTCCAAAGATAACGAGACCCTGCTGGAAGGCGCGCGCCGCCTGAGCCAGGTGTAA
- the bglX gene encoding beta-glucosidase BglX, with product MKWLCVVSMLSGLALSPAFAQETPITQGIHAQQRDAFVSNLMKQMTLEEKIGQLRLISVGPDNPKEAIREGIRKGQIGAIFNTVTRPDIRVMQDQAMQLSRLKIPLFFAYDVVHGQRTVFPISLGLAASFDLEAIALSARVAAQEASDDGLNMTFAPMVDITRDPRWGRVSEGFGEDTWLVSKIAKVMVDGFQNGDPAKPGSVMASVKHFALYGAVEGGRDYNTVDMSPLRMHQDYLPPYKAAVDAGSGGVMVSLNAINGVPATANPWLLKDLLRDQWGFKGITISDHGAIKELIKHGVAADARDAVRLAITSGVDMSMSDEFYDKYLPGLVKDGLVSESDIDRACRDVLNTKYDMGLFTNPYVHLGPAGSDPQDTNAESRLHRAEARVVARKTMVLLKNDKQTLPLSKQATIALVGPMADSQHDVMGSWSAAGVVKQSVTLREGLERAVGDKARILYAKGANVTQDKGIIDYLNEYEPAVAFDTRSPQQMIDEAVQAANKADVVVAVVGESQGMAHEASSRADITIPQSQRDLIAALKATGKPLVLVLMNGRPLALSWESEQADAMLETWYSGTEGGNAVADVLFGDYNPSGKLPMTFPRSVGQIPMYYNHLNTGRPFGKENPGKYTSRYFDSPNGPLYPFGYGLSYTTFSLSDLKLSSPTMARNGKLTASVTLKNTGKYDGATVVQLYLQDVTASVSRPVKELRNFKKVTLKAGQSQQVELPISEEDLKFYNASLKWGTEPGKFNVFVGLDSDNVQSQSFTLK from the coding sequence ATGAAATGGCTTTGTGTGGTGAGTATGTTGTCCGGTCTGGCCCTCAGCCCGGCTTTTGCGCAGGAAACGCCGATAACGCAGGGCATTCACGCCCAGCAGCGCGACGCCTTCGTGTCCAATTTGATGAAGCAGATGACGCTGGAAGAGAAGATCGGCCAGCTGCGGCTGATCAGCGTCGGGCCGGATAACCCGAAAGAAGCGATCCGCGAGGGGATCCGCAAAGGGCAGATCGGCGCCATCTTCAATACCGTCACCCGGCCGGATATCCGGGTGATGCAGGATCAGGCGATGCAGCTCAGCCGCCTGAAAATCCCGTTGTTCTTCGCCTATGACGTGGTGCATGGCCAGCGCACCGTGTTCCCGATCAGCCTGGGGCTGGCGGCCAGTTTCGATCTGGAAGCCATTGCGCTCAGCGCCCGCGTGGCGGCGCAGGAGGCCAGCGACGATGGCCTGAACATGACCTTCGCGCCGATGGTCGATATTACCCGCGATCCTCGCTGGGGCCGGGTCTCCGAAGGCTTCGGCGAAGACACCTGGCTGGTATCGAAAATCGCCAAGGTGATGGTCGACGGTTTCCAGAACGGCGATCCGGCCAAACCCGGTTCGGTGATGGCCAGCGTCAAGCACTTTGCATTGTACGGCGCCGTCGAAGGCGGCCGCGATTACAACACCGTCGACATGAGCCCGCTGCGCATGCATCAGGACTATCTGCCGCCTTACAAAGCGGCGGTGGACGCCGGCAGCGGCGGGGTGATGGTGTCGCTCAACGCGATCAACGGCGTGCCGGCCACCGCCAACCCGTGGCTGCTGAAAGATCTGCTGCGCGACCAGTGGGGCTTTAAAGGCATCACCATCAGCGACCACGGCGCGATCAAAGAGCTGATTAAACACGGCGTGGCCGCCGACGCGCGCGACGCGGTGCGCCTGGCGATCACCTCCGGCGTCGACATGAGCATGAGCGACGAGTTCTACGACAAATACCTGCCGGGTCTGGTGAAGGACGGACTGGTGTCTGAAAGCGATATCGACCGCGCCTGCCGCGACGTACTGAACACCAAATACGACATGGGGCTGTTCACCAATCCTTACGTGCATCTGGGCCCGGCGGGTTCCGATCCGCAGGACACCAACGCCGAAAGCCGCCTGCACCGCGCCGAAGCGCGGGTGGTGGCGCGCAAGACGATGGTGCTGCTGAAGAACGATAAGCAGACGCTGCCGCTGAGCAAGCAGGCGACCATTGCGCTGGTCGGGCCGATGGCCGACAGCCAGCACGACGTGATGGGCAGTTGGTCGGCCGCCGGGGTGGTCAAGCAGTCGGTCACCCTGCGCGAAGGGCTGGAGCGGGCGGTGGGCGACAAGGCGCGCATTCTGTACGCCAAGGGCGCCAACGTCACGCAAGATAAAGGCATCATCGACTATCTGAACGAGTATGAGCCGGCGGTGGCGTTCGATACCCGCTCGCCGCAGCAGATGATCGACGAAGCGGTGCAGGCGGCGAACAAGGCCGACGTGGTGGTGGCGGTGGTGGGGGAATCGCAGGGCATGGCGCATGAGGCCTCCAGCCGCGCCGACATCACTATTCCGCAGAGCCAGCGCGATCTGATCGCCGCGCTGAAAGCCACCGGCAAGCCGCTGGTGCTAGTGCTGATGAACGGCCGGCCGCTGGCGCTGAGCTGGGAGAGCGAGCAGGCGGACGCGATGCTGGAAACCTGGTACAGCGGCACCGAAGGCGGCAACGCGGTGGCGGACGTGCTGTTCGGCGACTACAACCCGTCGGGCAAGCTGCCGATGACCTTCCCGCGCTCGGTCGGCCAGATCCCGATGTACTACAACCACCTGAACACCGGCCGGCCGTTCGGCAAGGAGAATCCGGGCAAGTACACCTCACGCTACTTCGATTCGCCGAATGGCCCGCTGTATCCGTTTGGTTACGGCCTGAGCTACACCACCTTCAGCCTGTCGGATCTGAAATTGTCCAGCCCGACGATGGCGCGCAACGGCAAGTTAACCGCCAGCGTCACGCTGAAGAATACCGGCAAGTACGACGGCGCCACGGTGGTGCAGCTGTATCTGCAGGACGTCACCGCGTCGGTCAGCCGCCCGGTGAAAGAGCTGCGCAACTTCAAGAAAGTGACGCTGAAGGCCGGTCAGTCGCAGCAGGTTGAGCTGCCGATTAGCGAAGAGGATCTGAAGTTCTACAACGCCAGCCTGAAGTGGGGGACGGAGCCGGGCAAATTCAACGTGTTTGTCGGCCTGGATTCCGACAACGTGCAGTCGCAAAGCTTTACCCTGAAGTAA
- a CDS encoding methyltransferase: MNHSVRPPQCDDKTILDITMNLYLYPAALIAHRLGIFEFIALHPRNLTDICAQANVERRPAETLVMALVALKLIDRDSETFSLTPEAETFLLKNNPHYFGYFWDLMIENSEIFTLKNLESAIRKNASQVYGEQGLFETHTLDADRMRLFTHAMHSLSMGSASVWPTLLPLGACRTALDIGGASGAHAISLATHWPALTCTVFDLPEVCPLAADYAHDYGLSQRIGTHSGDMWRDPYPAADLHLYSNIFHDWPMNKNRFLAQKSYAALPPGGRIVIHEVLYNDDGDGPPAAAGYSLMMMGWTQGRQYSGKEIGDLLRDVGFGPAQVLPSLGYFSIVTAQKPQA, encoded by the coding sequence ATGAACCATTCCGTCCGGCCGCCGCAATGCGACGACAAAACCATTCTCGATATCACGATGAATTTATATCTCTATCCGGCGGCGCTTATTGCGCACCGCCTGGGCATCTTTGAATTTATTGCATTGCACCCCCGCAACCTGACCGATATATGCGCTCAGGCCAATGTGGAAAGACGCCCGGCAGAGACGCTGGTCATGGCGCTAGTGGCATTGAAATTGATAGACAGAGACAGCGAAACATTCTCTCTGACGCCGGAAGCGGAAACCTTTTTGTTAAAAAACAACCCGCATTATTTCGGCTATTTTTGGGATTTGATGATTGAAAACAGCGAGATTTTCACGCTGAAAAACCTGGAAAGCGCCATCAGAAAGAATGCCTCGCAGGTGTACGGCGAGCAGGGGCTGTTTGAAACCCATACGCTCGACGCCGACAGAATGCGGCTGTTTACCCACGCCATGCACAGCCTGAGCATGGGATCGGCCAGCGTTTGGCCTACGCTGTTGCCCCTCGGTGCCTGCCGCACGGCGCTGGATATCGGCGGCGCCTCCGGCGCCCATGCCATCAGTCTGGCGACCCATTGGCCGGCACTCACGTGCACCGTGTTCGATCTGCCGGAGGTGTGCCCGCTCGCCGCCGACTACGCGCACGATTACGGCCTCAGTCAGCGCATCGGCACCCACAGCGGCGATATGTGGCGCGATCCCTACCCGGCGGCGGATCTGCACCTGTACTCCAATATTTTCCACGACTGGCCGATGAACAAGAACCGCTTCCTGGCGCAAAAGAGCTATGCGGCCCTCCCGCCCGGGGGCAGGATCGTGATCCACGAAGTGCTGTACAACGATGACGGCGACGGCCCACCTGCCGCCGCGGGGTACAGCCTGATGATGATGGGATGGACGCAGGGCCGCCAATACTCCGGCAAGGAAATCGGCGACCTGCTGCGCGACGTCGGCTTCGGGCCTGCTCAGGTGCTGCCGTCGCTCGGCTATTTCAGCATCGTCACGGCGCAAAAACCCCAGGCTTAG